The Hyalangium minutum sequence TCCCGAGACCCTCTTCGAGCTGCGCTACCCGTTCGATGCCCGGCGCCTGGTGACGGGCTCTCTGCTCCTTGGCTCCCGGTTCTGCGATGACACGTGGTTCGTGGGGGCTGGCCCGACGCTGCTCGTTGGCTCTGGCGGCGGCGCATTGACCCAGCTGAATGTGCGCGCGGGCGTTCGTCTCCGCAGGGGGCTCTATTTCACGTTCGGCGGGGGCATGCGGTTCGTCACCGTTGCCACGGACTATTCTCCAGGCGACCTCATCGCGATGCCAGGGGCGGCAGGCACGGCAAAGGCTCCGGAGGGCTTCAGGACAGCACAGACCGTCGTGCCCGTCGTGTCCGCGGGACTGAGCTTCGATCTCGCGGTGCTTGGGACGGCCGCCGATTCACTGGTGTCTGTCATTGGAGCGGGAGCGAAAAACTAATGCGCGCACTCATGAAGGTGTGTCTCGCAGGCCTCTTGGCCTTGAGCTGTGTTCCCGAGGAGCGGCGAACGCTCTCCCCGGAGGTCAACATCCGTGCCTCCGACGGGCTCCAGACCCTACCGTGGGTTCCGGGAGGGAAGTTCACGGTCAAGGTCAGCGTCCCCAAGCCGGAGAACGGCCAGCTCTGCGGGCCGCTCAACGCGCGGGCGGACATCACCACGCCAACGCTGGATACCGGTGCGGTGGTCACCTCGACCTTCGCGTTGAAGCAGGAGGGCAATTGCGGCGCCTACGCAGGGCTCACCGAGCTCGCTTGGCCGACGGGCGGTCACTTCCAAGCCCGCGTGAGCGTCGTGGGCGAGGAGCAGGTGTTCGACCTCCACATGGACGAGCCGAAGGTCGAGCTCGTGCGTGGGAACCCGACACGTAAAGGCGGGCAGCTGACCGTTCCTCTGTGCATCGTCAGCTCAGCAGCCCGCGGAGCGGTGAACCTCACGGTGGAGGGGGGCACCCTGGATGATGGGCAGACTGCCCGCCGGATCAACCTCGGGACGATCCCCTGCGATGATCAGGGTGTCCTGGAGGGCCCGAGGAAGAGCTGGGCCAGCGCCGTGCTTTTCACCATGGCCGAGCGCGCCATCATGCGAGCCGACCTCGAGGGACGCGCGAACGATGTGCTCCCCGTCGAACTGCTTCCCGATCTCGAGTCGCTCGAGCTGGACCTGACATTCCAACCAAGCACGCTGCCGCCTCCGGGCTCTGTCTTCGCGGTCACCGTCACCGCCACCGTCGCCGGAGGTATCGCCGACGGCGTGCCCGTGCGCATCGAGACGACGCCGGAGGCCGAGATCCTCCCCGTGAACGGCGTCACGGATGAGCAAGGCACCTTCACCGCGTACATCACCGTGCCCGAGGGCATCGTGTCGATGCGGATCGATGCCACCAGCGGAGCGCTCCGCAGAGGCAAGACCCTTGCTGATTCCCCGTGAGGTACCTCGGCCATGGAACTCGCTAGCGCACGTGCCTTGAAGGAGGAGCTGTCCGCGGAGTTGGACAGGATTGCGGCGGGGGAAGTCACCCCGCTCATGGAGATGATGTCCGCGACGATGGACTCACGCACCAAGGCCCTGGCCCCTTATCACCTCGTGCCCCACGGCGTGGCCCTTGGAGTGGCGGTGGGTTCCGAAATCGACGACTACCGCCTCGCGCTCCGGATCCAGGTGCAGAGCCCGGCCTCCACTTCCTTCACCAGCTATGCCGTGGGACTTGCTCGGAACGAAGCAGACGTCCGGTCCATCGGACTGCTCACCTTGGGCAGGGATGCATCGGCGGGGATGCCCCCATACTGCGAGGAAGTCCGTCCCATCAAGCCAGGCTATTCCATCGGCCATCCCATCGTGGGAGCGGGCACGATCGGCGCCCTGGTCGAGGACCAAAACGGGAGGCACGGAATCCTGTCCAACAGCCACATCCTGGCCGTGGCGGGGCTCGCGACAAAGCGAGACAACATCCTGCAGCCTGGAGCGCTGGACGGGGGCCGGGAGCCCGCGAACGTCGTCGCATCGCTCGAACGTTTCGTCAGCCTCGAGCGCGGGCGAGGAGGTAGCAACGTGGTGGACGCGGCCTATGCACTCCTCAAGAACGGCGTCCGCCTGGACCCCACCTATGACGGAAAGCCCATGCAGCGCGTAGTCCCCGCGAGGGAGCTCGCGGAGAACATGAATGTCTGGAAGCTCGGCCGGAGCACGGGGAAGACCAGGGGCAAGGTGTCCGTCGTGAACTGTGACAATCTCCAAGTGCGGCTCGGGGGCGTCATCTACTCGTTCGATGATCAGCTCGAGGTGGAGAGCGATTCGCCCTTCTCCCAAGAGGGTGACTCCGGCGCCGTCGTGCTTAATGACAAAGATGAGGGGATCGGGCTGCTGCTTACGGGCTCCGAGCGCGGCGGAAGTAACGGCAAAGGCCTGACGTATGCCAACCCGCTGGAGACCGTGCTGAAGAACCTCAAGCTCAAGCCCCTGTAGTCCTCCCAGATGCCGAAGCCTGGCGGGAGGCGGGTTGAAAGTTTGCCCTGCAGCGTCGAAGGGCACAGCGACAGGGGCTGTACGGTGCTCCCAGTCCTCGCATGCTCGACTCCCCTCGCCCCTCTTCCTCGCTCGTGGCGGAGCGGGGCATTGGGGGGGATGGGGCTCGCCGGCCCCATATTTGGCTCACCTGATAGATGAAGGGATACTCGCGGGGCACGCGGACCTCAGCACAGAGGGTGCGTGGGAATACGGCCATTCATGATATCGACCGGCGCTCCACTCCTTTCGCCCATCCCCGCGATCTGTCTACTCCATCCCAAAGGTACCCGACATGTCCAAGCGTGACGCGATCTTCCCGGCAAACCGCCATGGGCTGTACGAAGCGCATCGCTACTCTGCCGCCATCCGCTCCGGCGATCTTCTCTTCGTATCCGGGCAGGTCGGCAGCCGTGAGGACGGCTCGCCTGAGCCGGTTTTCGCGGATCAGGTCCGGCGAGCCTTCGCCAACCTGCGCGCGGTCCTGTCGGCAGCGGGATGCACCTTCGACGACGTGATCGACGTCACCACCTTCCACACCGACCCGGAGGCTCAGTTCGAAACGATCATGGCCGTACGCGGCGAGGAAATCGGCGAGCCGCCCTACCCAAACTGGACTGCGGTTGGCGTGAACTGGCTTGCCGGCTTTGACTTCGAGATCAAGGTCATCGCCCGCATTCCTGCGGCCGAGTGAGGCCGCTGGAATCCCGAAGGTCGAGAATGCCCGCTTCCTTGATCTTTCGGCGACGTGACGTCGCACGTCTCCTCTTCGATTGCACGCCGCGAGCAAGCTTCTTGGCCTGGCGGTCGATGGACGGCGAGTCTCCTTCACCGAGAACGTCAGCCGGAAGAGGCAAGTGAGCCGCCTGAGGCAGCGGCGAGGCAGGAGCCGCCCCGATGACCGTGAACCTGCCCACTGAGTGGAGTGTCAGGACAACGGCGGGGCGCGTTGCGATATGCCGAGGTGGAATCAAAGCCCCGCGTCCAGGCTTCAGGAACGCAGGGCCGTGACTCACGAAGGGGACGTCAGGACGGTGACGGCGACTTCGCTTCGTCGCTCACGCCGGGCAGCTGGGCGGTGAGCGCCTCGGCCAGCAGCAGCAGTTGCTCCAGGGGGATGCCCTTGATGTCCACCACCGCCCTGCCCTTCTGGTTGCGAAGCGCGAGCTTCACCAGCGTGCCCTTGCCCTTGGGGAAGCGCTGCGCCACCGCTTCGGAGTACTGCTCGGCCAGCGCCACCTTCTCCGGGGGCAGCGGCTTGCTGGAGGTGGGCCGGCGCTTGCGCTGCAGCGCCCGGCGCATTTGGTCCACGCTGCATGCGCCGAACGGCTGCTCGGTGACATTCCCGTTCTCGTCCGGCACCTCGATGGGCGTGGGGCCCGGGTCCTCGTGGTTCAGCTCCAGCCCGGCCGCCTCCGCGTACGTCAGCAGCACCGACAGGCATGTGACGCCGAAGCGCCGCGCCACTGGCTCGCTGAAGTTCTCCGCCACCGTCCCGTACACCTTCAGCGTCGGCAGGGACAGGTCCGCCAGGTGCTGGCTGAAGTACTCCGGCGCATCCTTGTAGCCAGCCTTCTCCGCCAGCTTCTTCTCCACGATGTGGTTGTAGATCTCCCCCATGCGGTGGTGGTTGGTGTTCTCCTGGGCGAACAGCCCGAGCAGCTCGGTGCGCAGTTGCTCCAGCGGGGTGCCCTCCGGGATGGCGCGGGCGGTGAAGGTGCTCTCTGAAACGGTGCGGGTGGCTTCCTTGCTCTTGAACAGGCTCAACATGAGAGGGGTTTCCCCTGAGGACGCGCCATGCGTCCCCGGCCGCTTGACGTTGCGGTTGCACGGCCCTAGAGCACGCGGCGCGCCAACACCTCCGAGCGTGTGAAAACAAGCACTTGCGAAAATGGCCCCCTTACCGGAGTCCGCGATCGCGGACGTTACGTCCGCGTTGGGAGACTCTCGTCAAAAAGCGCTGGAAAGTGGAGGGGTTACGAAGGTACTGAGGAGAGAGGGGGCTTCTAACCTCTTGAATGAACAGGCGTGAGCTTCCGCCGTACACGACAGGGACAGTCCGCGATCGCGGACTCAGGCCGTCGCGCCGGCTCCGGAGCCATCGGCTGTCAGGGCTCACCGGTGAGCCATGGCGGCCAGGGGGTTCCGAGCTGTCGGGTCGTCAGGGCTCACCGGTGAGCCTTGGCGGCCAGGGCTTGTTCCCGAGGCCTCCGGTCGTCAGGGCTCACCGGTGAGCCTTGGCAGCCAGGGCTTGTTGCCTGAGGCCTCCGGTCGTCAGGGCTCACCGGTGAGCCTTGGCGTCCGCTCTCGCATATAGGAGAGGGGGACATGCCAGAACTCACATTCTTTCGCCGGGGCGTGGAAGTGCTCCGCGTCGCGCTGGAGCGCCCGCGCGTGGTGCTCGGCCGCGCCGAGGACAGTGACATCGTCATTCCGGATCCTCACGTGAGCCGCCAGCACGCGGCGCTGCGACAGGACGGCTCGCGCTGGCTGCTGGAGGACTTGTCGGGCCAGGGCATCGTGGTGGCGGGCCAGCGGCTGCAGCACGGGGAGCTCCTGGATGGAACGAGCCTGCAGTTGGGCCAGTGGGTCGCGGTGTTCCGAGAGCGCGGCTCCGCAGGCCTTGTGGGCCCCACCCGGACACAGCGCGGCACCGAGCTGCAGCCGCGCGAGGGCCCCGAGGAGACCCGCCTGCCGCCCATCCAGGTGCGCGTGAAGCAAGGCACCACCGAGTACGTGTACACACCGGACCCCGGCAGCTTCACGGTGGGCAAGGACCCGAGCAACGCGGTGGTCATCCAGGACCGGTACATCTCCAGCCGGCACCTGGAAGTGCGGCAGCTCGATGCGGGCTTCCACGTCCGAGACTTGAGCTCCACCAATGGCACGTACCTGGACGGGGTGCGTCTGTTCGAGGCGGAGGTGCCACTGAACACGGTGCTGCGGGTGGGCGAGACGGAGCTGTTCTTCGAGCCGCTGCACCTGGGCCCGGAGCCGGCGTCTTTTCACGACATCGTGGGCACGGCTCCAGCGGTGCGGCACCTGGTGGAGCTCATTCAGCGGGTGGCGCCCTCCCACCTGCCGGTGATGGTGTTGGGCGAGTCCGGCACGGGCAAGGAGATGGTGGCCAAGGCGCTGCACGCGTGCTCGCCGCGGGCCGAAAAGCCCTTCATCCCCCTCCACTGCGCGGCGCTGGCGCCGGGGGTGCTGGAGAGCGAGCTGTTTGGCCACGAGAAGGGCGCCTTCACCGGCGCGGACACCCGGCGCACGGGGGCCTTCGAGGCGGCGCACGGCGGCACCCTCTTCCTGGACGAGGTGGGGGAGATGCCGCTGGAGGTGCAGGCCAAGCTGCTGCGCGTGCTGGA is a genomic window containing:
- a CDS encoding RidA family protein, which translates into the protein MSKRDAIFPANRHGLYEAHRYSAAIRSGDLLFVSGQVGSREDGSPEPVFADQVRRAFANLRAVLSAAGCTFDDVIDVTTFHTDPEAQFETIMAVRGEEIGEPPYPNWTAVGVNWLAGFDFEIKVIARIPAAE
- a CDS encoding sigma-54-dependent Fis family transcriptional regulator; its protein translation is MPELTFFRRGVEVLRVALERPRVVLGRAEDSDIVIPDPHVSRQHAALRQDGSRWLLEDLSGQGIVVAGQRLQHGELLDGTSLQLGQWVAVFRERGSAGLVGPTRTQRGTELQPREGPEETRLPPIQVRVKQGTTEYVYTPDPGSFTVGKDPSNAVVIQDRYISSRHLEVRQLDAGFHVRDLSSTNGTYLDGVRLFEAEVPLNTVLRVGETELFFEPLHLGPEPASFHDIVGTAPAVRHLVELIQRVAPSHLPVMVLGESGTGKEMVAKALHACSPRAEKPFIPLHCAALAPGVLESELFGHEKGAFTGADTRRTGAFEAAHGGTLFLDEVGEMPLEVQAKLLRVL